The Vibrio tubiashii ATCC 19109 genome has a segment encoding these proteins:
- the nagK gene encoding N-acetylglucosamine kinase → MYYGFDVGGTKIEFGAFNEKLERVATERVPTPTDDYALLVETIARLVNKYDQEFGCEGKIGLGLPGMEDADDATVLTVNVPAAKGKPLRADLEAKIGRSVKIENDANCFALSEAWDEELKDEPSVMGLILGTGFGGGLIYDGAVFSGRNHVAGELGHMRLPIDAWFHLGDNAPLLGCGCGKKGCLDSYLSGRGFELIYAHYFGEEKKAIEIIKAYEAGEAKAFEHVERFMELLAICFANIFTANDPHVVALGGGLSNFELIYEEMPKRVPKYLLSVAKCPKIIKAKHGDSGGVRGAAFLNIK, encoded by the coding sequence ATGTACTACGGCTTTGACGTTGGTGGCACTAAGATTGAATTTGGTGCATTTAACGAAAAACTAGAGCGAGTTGCGACTGAGCGAGTACCAACGCCAACGGATGACTATGCACTTTTGGTTGAGACCATTGCTAGACTGGTAAACAAATACGATCAAGAATTTGGTTGCGAAGGCAAGATCGGTCTCGGTCTTCCGGGTATGGAAGATGCCGATGACGCGACAGTTCTAACAGTCAATGTGCCTGCGGCAAAAGGAAAGCCTTTGCGCGCGGATCTTGAAGCTAAGATTGGCCGTAGCGTTAAAATTGAAAACGATGCGAACTGTTTTGCGCTTTCAGAAGCATGGGACGAAGAATTAAAAGATGAGCCGTCAGTGATGGGGTTGATTCTTGGTACCGGCTTTGGCGGCGGCTTGATTTATGATGGCGCGGTATTCTCTGGCCGAAATCACGTTGCGGGTGAGCTAGGTCATATGCGCTTGCCAATTGATGCTTGGTTCCACCTTGGTGACAATGCACCGCTACTAGGCTGTGGCTGCGGTAAAAAAGGTTGCTTAGACAGTTACCTGTCAGGCCGTGGTTTTGAACTGATCTACGCACACTACTTCGGTGAAGAAAAGAAAGCTATTGAAATCATTAAAGCTTATGAAGCTGGAGAGGCGAAAGCTTTTGAGCATGTAGAGCGCTTTATGGAGCTGCTTGCAATCTGTTTTGCCAACATCTTCACAGCAAATGATCCTCACGTTGTTGCACTAGGTGGCGGTCTTTCTAACTTCGAACTAATCTACGAAGAAATGCCAAAGCGCGTACCTAAGTACCTTCTTTCTGTAGCGAAGTGCCCTAAAATCATCAAAGCGAAGCACGGTGATTCAGGCGGCGTACGTGGTGCAGCATTCCTTAACATTAAGTAA
- a CDS encoding tRNA-uridine aminocarboxypropyltransferase — protein MRIHAFHHLYQQRLDRSTKPFVARGSKVVRCKYCQVAEKDCLCAHQPDIESGVAAMLLLSENEVFKPSNTGRLILDVVKDGYAYQWSRTEPSSEMLALLNNPKYQPIVVFPDEYVNEPTRLIKQEASRFCEEKTPLLIFIDGSWREARRIFNKSPYLDALPVISINPDTVSQYMMRRSDNEQHLATAEVASLVFEQFGEEKLAQTLSSWFAVFRESYMNSKTRNRPDEAKPALNRFIDELRNEKPL, from the coding sequence ATGAGAATCCATGCCTTTCATCACCTGTATCAACAACGTTTAGACCGTTCAACCAAGCCTTTTGTTGCGCGGGGGAGTAAAGTTGTTCGATGCAAGTACTGCCAAGTTGCGGAAAAGGACTGTTTGTGTGCCCATCAACCCGATATAGAGAGTGGCGTTGCGGCGATGTTGCTACTGTCAGAAAACGAAGTGTTTAAGCCGAGCAATACAGGTCGCTTGATTCTAGATGTGGTCAAAGACGGTTATGCCTATCAATGGAGCCGCACTGAGCCTTCGTCAGAGATGCTTGCTCTACTCAATAACCCCAAGTATCAACCGATTGTTGTATTCCCCGATGAATATGTTAATGAACCTACTCGATTGATCAAACAAGAAGCATCAAGGTTTTGTGAGGAGAAAACGCCTCTATTGATCTTTATAGATGGCAGTTGGCGAGAGGCAAGGCGAATCTTCAACAAATCACCGTATTTAGATGCGTTACCTGTAATTTCGATTAATCCGGATACAGTATCGCAATACATGATGCGCCGTTCAGACAACGAACAGCACCTTGCTACCGCTGAAGTAGCCAGTTTAGTGTTTGAACAGTTTGGTGAAGAAAAACTGGCTCAAACTTTGTCGAGTTGGTTTGCCGTATTTCGCGAAAGCTATATGAACAGTAAGACGAGAAACAGGCCAGATGAAGCAAAACCAGCTTTGAATCGTTTCATTGACGAGCTGAGAAACGAGAAACCCCTCTAA
- a CDS encoding sterol desaturase family protein, giving the protein MQNPEMIRLSFFLSVLVLCGLWEWLAPRKQLTQNKLYRWLNNLGLIAFNSVCLSLLMPILAFESAIYAVDNSWGLLNQFQLPLYFEIIISVVLLDLAIYLQHLVFHRVPMLWRLHRMHHADQDIDVTTGTRFHPIEIILSMWIKIGLVLSLGISPIAVIVFEIILNASAMFNHSNAYLPLKLDKLLRRVIVTPDMHRVHHSVIEKEAHSNFGFFLSVWDQGFGTYREQPILGHESVKIGIPLFQSKQEQRLDKMLTQPFRQE; this is encoded by the coding sequence ATGCAAAATCCTGAAATGATTCGCTTGAGCTTTTTTCTTTCCGTATTGGTTCTGTGCGGGTTATGGGAGTGGTTAGCGCCACGCAAACAACTGACCCAAAATAAGCTCTACCGGTGGTTGAATAACCTAGGGTTAATCGCATTTAACTCAGTTTGCTTGAGCCTACTCATGCCTATTCTGGCGTTTGAATCGGCTATATACGCTGTAGACAACAGCTGGGGACTACTCAATCAATTCCAATTGCCTTTGTACTTTGAGATCATCATCTCAGTGGTACTGCTAGATCTCGCTATTTACTTGCAGCACTTGGTATTCCATCGCGTCCCAATGTTATGGCGTTTACATAGAATGCATCATGCTGACCAAGATATTGATGTCACAACAGGTACGCGGTTCCACCCTATCGAAATCATCTTATCGATGTGGATTAAGATTGGTTTAGTTTTGTCGCTCGGCATATCCCCTATTGCTGTTATCGTGTTTGAAATCATCCTTAATGCCAGTGCGATGTTCAATCACAGCAATGCCTATCTACCACTAAAGCTAGATAAGCTATTGAGGAGAGTGATCGTCACCCCTGACATGCACCGTGTTCATCATTCCGTCATTGAAAAAGAGGCCCATTCCAATTTTGGTTTCTTCTTGTCAGTATGGGATCAAGGCTTCGGAACTTACCGTGAACAACCCATTCTAGGGCATGAATCAGTAAAGATCGGTATCCCACTGTTTCAATCCAAACAGGAGCAGAGACTCGATAAGATGCTGACTCAACCATTCAGACAAGAATAA
- a CDS encoding methyl-accepting chemotaxis protein yields the protein MDTLKKGKLKLSLIHTISAVFITITLLVILLSVTSIKGLERIHLQFSGLSEQALPLAMTNAQLTQNILEQAKQLSYVTQTQDNQTLEDIRQQITSLGSNIAQLTKQILDVSSSLSQTISTQQTDQLLDSIQSLNALSASVMSTQQDILTRQEKIDAEMDGFRYGLGSVGPEMNRISSFLVGDNPESADAANRFIANVSSMESSFVQLMMQSDLSKAQDEYREMKNRLAGVNLAYDDFKEWHPDVVDFASLTAGYDMVLSGFGKDGIVDQILSKLQLVTTQSKQVEDVVITANQVIATLNQISSTAEALIDDSQSVVTGTMETITVVLLVSGVLLVVVILIAWLSLKHWINRGLSNILSNLNKMTNHDLTGKAKLLGPLEMKEIASKLNQVMISTNESISTVTRNCETLYQTAEISHGAAEESNNSLSEQNDSLASMVTTVNQLEASIREISTITAESYEESKSAVALSSQGVTAIEENQARLQALETTLNVNESSMVELDKRVRQIREMVDLISGIAENTNLLALNAAIEAARAGEQGRGFAVVADEVRKLASDTSNQTTNIRDRMNQLVGAAERSRVAVEESRQEMANALESSELVKTTFAEIETAVEHIKARVEQVSVATEEQERATAHVSESITRVSEQGGSTKLQLESMVENSQQVAEIAGQQQSMLHKYAV from the coding sequence ATGGACACTCTGAAAAAAGGCAAACTCAAACTATCGCTGATACATACAATCAGTGCGGTGTTTATAACGATTACCTTACTGGTGATTTTACTTTCTGTCACGAGCATTAAGGGCTTAGAACGAATTCACTTACAATTTTCTGGTTTATCTGAACAAGCATTACCACTCGCGATGACCAATGCGCAGTTAACTCAAAACATATTGGAACAAGCAAAGCAGTTGAGTTATGTCACGCAAACCCAAGACAACCAAACGCTTGAGGATATTCGACAGCAAATCACCTCACTAGGGTCAAACATTGCGCAGCTTACCAAACAAATTCTTGATGTATCCTCTAGTTTGAGTCAGACCATTTCGACTCAGCAGACCGATCAGCTTTTGGATTCAATTCAATCACTCAACGCATTGAGCGCAAGTGTGATGAGTACGCAGCAAGACATCCTGACTAGGCAGGAAAAAATTGACGCAGAAATGGATGGCTTTCGTTATGGGCTCGGATCTGTAGGCCCAGAAATGAATCGAATAAGCTCTTTTCTTGTCGGTGACAACCCCGAGTCAGCCGACGCGGCTAACCGATTTATCGCTAATGTAAGCTCTATGGAAAGCTCGTTTGTTCAGCTGATGATGCAATCTGATCTGTCAAAAGCTCAAGATGAATATCGTGAAATGAAAAATCGCTTAGCTGGGGTGAATTTAGCCTACGATGATTTTAAAGAGTGGCACCCTGATGTCGTGGATTTTGCGAGCTTAACGGCTGGTTACGATATGGTGTTATCAGGCTTTGGTAAAGATGGCATCGTTGACCAAATCCTTTCCAAGCTGCAATTAGTTACGACACAGTCTAAGCAAGTTGAAGACGTTGTCATCACAGCAAATCAAGTCATCGCGACGTTAAACCAAATCTCATCGACTGCCGAGGCACTTATTGATGACAGCCAGAGTGTCGTGACTGGCACCATGGAGACAATAACGGTTGTGCTGTTGGTTAGTGGGGTACTGTTGGTTGTCGTCATTCTCATTGCGTGGCTTTCTCTCAAGCACTGGATTAACCGAGGGTTGAGCAACATCCTAAGCAACTTAAATAAGATGACCAATCACGATCTTACGGGTAAGGCGAAATTACTCGGCCCACTGGAAATGAAAGAGATTGCCTCAAAGCTGAACCAAGTAATGATTTCAACCAACGAATCAATTTCGACAGTGACACGTAATTGTGAAACCCTTTATCAAACCGCAGAAATTAGCCATGGAGCGGCAGAGGAATCAAACAATAGCTTAAGTGAACAAAATGACTCTTTAGCAAGTATGGTCACTACCGTTAACCAACTTGAAGCTTCGATTCGTGAAATTTCAACCATTACGGCCGAGTCATATGAAGAATCAAAATCGGCAGTTGCACTATCGAGCCAAGGCGTAACAGCAATAGAAGAGAACCAAGCCCGTTTACAGGCTTTGGAAACGACATTGAATGTGAATGAGTCCTCAATGGTAGAGCTAGATAAGCGTGTTAGACAGATTCGCGAAATGGTCGACTTGATCTCTGGGATCGCAGAAAACACCAACCTACTGGCTTTGAATGCGGCGATTGAGGCTGCGCGTGCTGGGGAGCAGGGCAGAGGTTTCGCTGTAGTGGCAGATGAGGTGCGCAAACTGGCCAGCGATACATCGAACCAAACAACCAATATTCGAGATCGTATGAACCAACTGGTTGGAGCGGCCGAGCGTTCTCGTGTGGCGGTTGAAGAATCAAGACAAGAAATGGCGAACGCCTTGGAATCGAGTGAGTTGGTAAAAACGACGTTTGCGGAGATAGAAACGGCAGTTGAACATATCAAAGCGCGCGTTGAACAAGTCTCTGTTGCAACAGAGGAACAAGAGCGAGCAACTGCACATGTCAGTGAGTCTATTACTCGCGTTTCTGAGCAGGGTGGTAGTACCAAGCTGCAACTTGAGTCTATGGTGGAAAACTCCCAGCAAGTGGCTGAAATAGCAGGTCAACAACAATCGATGTTACACAAATACGCAGTTTAA